The nucleotide sequence AGACACACATAGTGCACCTCATAGAAGCTTTTAATAGTCTTTATTTACTAAAGAATAGGACTAACTATAGAACTATGAAGATGAGCTGGAAATGACAGGTGACTTGCCAGCAGGCCAGagtgtgatttttctttgtcCCTCAATGGGAGGTGTCAATTCTCCCTTTGGTTGTGAGAATCAGTTGGTTCATTTATGGGAAGGTTGCAGGGGGGATCTTTGAATCACAGCCTTCGGATGCCAGAAGGGCAGAGGGAATCCCACATGGGCTGGTGGATCTTGTGTGTGCATTTCCCTCCCTTCTAATCTCAGgaaacaaaacatgaaagaatGTGAGCAAGCAGAAAATGAGAGGCAGCTATCAGAGGCAGAGGAGAATGGGAAATTGGATATGAAAGAAATACATACCTACCTTGAGTTCAGAAACTGAACCCCACCCTCTTGGGAAACCCCCCCTCTTGGGAAACCCCCATTGGAGTGTTGTTTTTAACCTTTGTACAATGTTTAGACCCAgtaaatgcagaaatagaaacaaatggtCAGAAGACatatccagagagagagagttgacaaaacagaaaacaaagtaccTTAAGATTTACCAGTGACCAAAAGATGTGAAGTAGCAAAACGTCTCCTGACCCCATTGCCAGCTAGACTGTGTGGAAACTCAGTTACCAGCCATTCTAGGGGTGGAGTGAGTTGTTGTCATCCTTAGGAAAGTGTGTTGTTGTAGGATCAACCACATCCTTCAAAAGGACTATGCCTGTTTATAAGCCCAGCTGTTTCTGCCCTGTGAAACATGGCAAGGATATTAATACAAAGAGAATAGAGCTTTAtgataaaagatgctcaatgaagGATGAATTAGGGATATACTGAGAATGGGGAAGGAAATTGTCAACTCAGAAGTCAGCAGGCAGTAAGCAAAAGAGGAGGAATCAATACAGCAACAGTTTGGATCAGActgtactgtttttgtttttgtttttgttattttttctgaggtggagtctcgctctgtcacccagcctggagtgcaatgacgtgatcttggctcactgtaacctccgcctcccaggttcaagtgattcccctgcctcagcctcccgagtagctgggattacaggtgcctgccaccacacccggctaattttttgtatttttagtagagatggggtttcaccgtattagccacgatgttctcaatctcctgacctcgtgatccacccgcctcggcctcccagagtgctgggattacaggcatcagcctctTATAGCCATCTGAAATacgttttctaggtatagatagATTGTGTAAGGGTACAGTTGTGAGGATAACAGAAAATGGCAGATTATTTAAAATCATCCTGAAAGTGGTGCTTTATCTGATGAAAGTGATTGTAATCCATAGGAAACTGTTTCAACGCACGCAAGAGTTGCGGCGGCGGGCAGAGGACTACTACAGATGCAAAGTAAGGAGCTTCCTCCCCGCAGTTGCACGATAGTTCAGTGCTGATGCAGATGATGCCACGGCCCTTAGACTCTCtcaacattcaatttctcatGTGTTGGCTTTTTCAGATCACCCCTTCTGCAAGAAAGCCTCTTGCCAACTCagtaagtttgtttgttttccttgcttTTGGACATAGTCTGCCAGGTCAGGACATGGATGTATTTTTCTCCCCACAGCTCTGTGCTCAAGCCTTGCAAAGGGGGATGGCAGAGAGGAAGGCTGCCTACAAGCAGCACAGGTAGGTCATTGTGATGGACATTTTAaaggatgtttttgttttgagataaagcTTTGAGCATCTAGTAAAGAACTTGGTGTTTTAATTCTTCAAGTcaattctttctctgtcttctaggTGTCAAATGAGGCAAAAGCAGAGAGTGCCAGAGAGACACATGAGTCAGGAGCCAGTCCAGGGACGACCGGGCCTAGAGAACCCTTTCTGGAGGGGTAGGAGCTTGCTGTGAGGCAGCTGCTTAATTTCTGCTGCACAATCCACACACCTTGCTTCTCCTTTTGGGGATGAGGTCTCGGGTGGGGTGATTGTTATGTTTCCTGGAAACAATTCCAAGCACTTATAAAGAGAACAGTTGTCTCGCTGGGTGGCAGGACCCTATTTTTCTCAGGTGCCCGAGCTGAATGGCTCTTGGCTAGTCCCCTGTGAATGGTGGAGCTCAGGCCACTCCACTGACTGTGGACGTTGCCCCACCCTGATGTCTTGGTTACTTTTAACTGAGGAgatgaacctagaaggcagatgGGCCAGCTCCCGTTTCCATCTTGACTCAGTgtgaaggatttatttttctttcccttgagAAAACAACAATAGCACTTTAGAATGGGAGCCACATGTGCTGATGAGAGCAGAGATTTTCTGGCCGTGTCTTCATGGATCAATATTGTAGCTTGAGATCTGCtttaagaaaagaagcatttatttacactttttggaacttccttcattctttttgtttaagtTGTTTATTGTCAACTATATAACTCCATTAGTAAGTTAAATTTCTATGTAATCCTACTCTTCTAACATTTGAAGTGTAACCCTAAAACTTTCCAGTTAATTTCTGTAGCTCTTACCTTTTCTCATGACTGTTCATCTCTTTATGTCCATTTCTGTTCATAAGTATTGATAATACCTGGCCAGGTATGAAAGTTAGATTAACTATGAATCCACAGAATTTTAAATGTCCCTATGGCTTGAAGAAGAGGAGCAGTGCTGTTCCTGTCCAGGGTTTATTGATATTCTTCCAACCATGGCTGTTCCTATTTTCATTTTGAGTCTGTGCTCACATGATGAGTGATTTCCTCTGATATGTACTGATTTAGAGCTCATTTCCAGCTGGTTAGAGCCCGACCTGTTCACAGCCTGTTGAGAGTTAAGAATACCCCTGGACCAGGGCTCTGTGGTATCTTCCTCAAGGATGAGGCTCCAGAGGGCTCCAGAGTCCTCTGAGGCATGTGGTCAATAAACCCTGTGCCTCTGGTAAGGGACCTGTGTGGCAGAGAGTGAGATGGCAGCGGAGGGTGTGGAGGGTTTCTTATTCTGCACAGAACATGCAAGCCAGATTTAGCCCCATTCCCTTCTCTGGCCCTTAGCAGATTCAGGACCTCATTTGGTTCCCATGAGGAACAGCAACGGCGTCCCAGCtgaaaacacagagaagacaaaGGTAAATGCTGGGGACGTTTTCACTCTTCTTATATCAGGACACTTTGGTCTTTTCCGACAATGCCCtctcctggcctggcctctgctctgtgggTTCTGTGGTGTCTTTTCTGTCTCGACTTCTTGAGAAGCAAAATCTCCATGAGCTTTCAGGCTTCTCCATTCCCAGCTGATCATCGTTGGTGGCACCTCCAGAATCCATAAAAGCTCAGGGACCGAGGGCTGAAGGGCTTTTACTGTTCTGTTTCCAGAAATAACACGAGGAGGCACCACTGACCTCCAGTACTGTAGGTCTCATGGCGCGGTGAACTCTGACTGATCCACCTTACCCAAGATGTTGTGGGGTCTCATTTCCGAAATATGtgggattttcttttgctgtgatttTGTTTGCATTCTGCTATAATGTAGGTGATTAACGTTTGAAATATCTGCTGTATTCCCAGAAGTGAAAATAGTGAAAACGCATTAATCTAACATTAATTTGTGCTTTGTGCAATTTTGAATGCTCTTTGACAAGGCCAATTCCATAGTTCATCACAGTCCCATCCCTGTTGGTAACCGTGTTGTGCAAAAACACCTTCATACCCACCCAATGGGGCCCCTGATCTAATATTCTGTCAGAGGTTccatatttgtaatagcaaatagGCCCTGACTGTAAATTAGTGAAGAGTGAATGTAACTTATTACCTACAGGGACAATTCCAAATGAAGGCCTTAAATGATGCTCAGCTAAGCTGGTTCTTCTGTGGCCTCTGTACCTTGAAAAGCTGCCGAGTCCTATGATTACACATGATGGGACTTGTACACTTGAAGTGAAACACAGTTTTCAAACTTGCTTTGTTTAGAATTCTCACCTCATTTTTCCATGGACAAAAGTATTCTTTATGTCCTAGTGCACTTACAATTTGGTATTACCTGGGagtgaaaagaaatattacagCCATGTCTAACTGACTTCTTGAGGTAAGATTGTTCTGTCAGAAATCCCTCTCCCAGTTCCCCTGAAGCTCTTCAGGAATCCACATCTCTCCAGAGCTCTTTGTTCTCATGGGTGGCACCTCCAGAGTGAAGAAGATCCTTTGTCAAGAAGGGAAACAGAAGGGAAATGAGAGGGTCCCGCAGGCAGAGCTGGAATCTACTTCCACTCTGCCTCTTgcaagctgtgtgaccctgggcacaaTTTCTCTTTCCTCTGGAAACCTCTGTTTTCTTAGACTTGGAGCAGGGTGGTCACACTGACCTTGCAGAGTTCTGAGAATCAGAGACAGAACATAAAAGGCCTGGAAAACATTCTCCAAAAAGAAGCTGCAACATGTGTGGACAATGGGCTTTTCATGCCTCTCTTACTCTCTGTTGACCTGGTGCAAGAAACATGCTCTGGTGATGGCTGTGAGGGAGGAATGAGGATAGACATAGACACTCCTGTGTCTCAAACATGCTTCTTTATTACTCTGTTATGACTCTGTCTTCCCTGGGGCAGGACCCCAGTCTGCCTACATTTGCAAACAGACACAGTGGCATGTGGAGACAACAGTGTGTCCCAATGACTTTTCTTTACTCCCCAGCTGTGGGCAGTACTCAGTGGAAGGGTGATATTATGACACTGATACTGCTATTTTGAAACCTGGAGGGTGGAAAGGTGCAAAAATCTATCACCAGCAACAGAAGGTGCAGCCTGTGTTGGTGGCGGTAATTTTGTCCATCAAATGAATatgtgtgaaaacatttcctcctTTGGCCCTACAGGTCAGGATGGCGGCAGTGGAGCACCATCATTCCTCAGGATTGCCCTACTGGCCCTACCTCCCAGctgaaactttaagaaaaaggatGGGCCACAAGCTACCTCCTCCTTTTCAGTGTGATCTGAGAGGTCAACCACGTCCATCAGTTAAAGGGTGTCTGAGACCGCTGACTCTTTCTCGACTACAGTGTCCACTAGGACCTCAACCACATTCTACAACTGATGATTTTCTGAAAAGAGAGACACCTCAAGACGAGTGTGCCCTGGGACCTGAACCacttcctcgagctgatgattttccgagactcaagacacctcccgaggGTCTTTTCATACCAATTTccccttctccagttgatgattctctgagcctgaagacacctcccgagtgtcttctggtaccccttccaccttctccagttgatgattttctgagaccacaaacacctcccatccagtgtcacctgagacctgtaccatttcatcgagctgatgatatcaggagactcaagaaacctcctgactgtttttttgcaccccttccaccttctccagttgatgattctctgagcctgaagacacctcccgagtgtcttctggtaccccttccaccttctccagttgaagattttctcacaccacaggcacctcccatcgagcgtcgtcgcctgggacctgtagcatttcctcgagctgatgattttaagagacccaaggaacctcccgaGTGTTTTTtcgcaccccttccaccttctccagttgatgattctctgagcctgaagacacctcccgagtgtcttctggtaccccttccaccttctccagttgatgattttctcacaccacaggcactTCCCATCAAGCGTCatcgcctgggacctgtagcatttcctcgagctgatgattttaggagacccaaggaacctcccgacTGTTTTTTCGTAccacttccaccttctccagttgatgattctctgagcctgaagacacctcccgagtgtcttctggtaccccttccacctccagttgatgattttctcacaccagaggcacctcccatcaagcgtcgtcgcctgggacctgtagcatttcctcgagctgatgattttaggagacccaaggaacctcctgAGTGTTTTTtcacaccccttccaccttctccagttgatgattctctgagcctgaagacacctcccgagtgtcttctggtaccccttccacctccagttgatgattttctcacaccagaggcacctcccatcaagcgtcgtcgcctgggacctgtagcatttcctcgagctgatgattttaggagacccaaggaacctcctgAGTGTTTTTtcacaccccttccaccttctccagttgatgattctctgagcctgaagacacctcccgagtgtcttctggtaccccttccacctccagttgatgattttctcacaccagaggcacctcccatcaagcgtcgtcgcctgggacctgtagcatttcctcgagctgatgattttaggagacccaaggaacctcctgAGTGTTTTTtcacaccccttccaccttctccagttgatgattctctgagcctgaagacatctcctgagtgtcttctggtaccccttccacctccagttgatgattttctcacaccagaggcacctcccatcaagcgtcgTCGCCTGGGACCTATAGCATTTCCttgagctgatgattttaggagacccaaggaacctcccgacTGTTTTTtcacaccccttccaccttctccagttgatgattctctgagcctcaagacacctcccgagttTCTTCTGGTACCTGTTCcacctccagttgatgattttctgagaccACAAACACCTCCCATCCAGTGTCACCTGAGACCTGTACCATTTCATCGAGCTGATGATATCAGGAGACTCAAGAAAACTCCTGACTGTtttgactgttttttgttttgttttgttttgtgtttttttgttttttgttttttgttttattctgtggCAGGAAGGGGCCTGGTGTGTTGTTGATTCAATTTATTGATCATTTTTACAACAATAAATTCATTTAAGTATTGATTGTGCACCTATCATATGATACGCATTTTTTCATCACTCCCCCACTCCCAGAACCCTAAGCTTTTCTCACTGTTAGAACTgctagtttatttgtatttcagtCACTTTGACTATAAACTCCTTGAGTGTAGGTGCTTAGATTTTTTTCACTGCTTAGCCCCCAATGCCTGTATAGagtaagctcttttttttttttctctctctttttgtaccAAATGCCCAATGGCCAATTTATTCTGTTTCAATAACAACTAGGCATCATTTTCAAAGGGCCATATACTGACAACAGACTGCCCAGAAATTATCTCCCTATGTAGGAAAACTACAGAAGACAAGTTCTTAGATTTTTAATGCCCAATACAGTAGCCATTAATGACAGGTGACTACCGAGCCTTGAAATGCgatagtccaaattgagatgtgctataagCTTAAATTACACACCACGTTCCAAAGCCATAAggccaaaaactgtaaaatagtctagtaattttatatttattatatattgaaatgatatttggtattttagatatattgagttaaataaaagttaaattcacCTGTTgggttttttacttttaaaatgtgaattccagaaaaaaatttttttttatgaagtatttattgatgattcctgggtgtttctcggagagggggatatggcagggtcataggataatagtggagagaaggtcaggagataaacacatgaacaaaggtctctggttttcctaggcagaggtccctgaggccttctgcagtgtttgtgccccggggtacttgagattagggagtggtgatgactcttaaagagcatgctgccttcaagtatctgtttaacaaagcacatcttgcactgcccttaatccatttaaccctgagttgacacagcacatgtttcagagagcagggggctgggggaaaggccatagatcaacagcatcccaaggcagaagaatttctcccagtcagaacaaaatggagtctcctatgcccacctctttctacgcagacacagcaacaatctgatctctccttcctttccgcacacttcccccccttcttttcaacaaaaccaccattgacctcatggcccgctcccgatggtcgctgtctcttcggagctgttgggtacacctcccagacagggtggccgggcagaggctctcctcacctcccagacagggtggctgggcagaggggctcctcacttcccagacggggaggccgggcagaggcgctcctcacatcccagacgatgggtggctgggtagaggcgctcctcacatcccagacggggcggccgggcagaggcgctcctcacatcccagacgatgggtggccgggtagaggcactcctcacatcccagacggggaggccgggcagaggcgctcctcacatcccagacaatgggtGGCCgagtagaggcgctcctcacctcccagacggggcagccaggcagaggcgctcctcacttcccagacggggcagccgggcagaggtgctcctcacttcccagacggggcggccgggcagagacgctcctcacttcccagacggagcggccaggcagaggcgctcctcacttcctcccagacggggtggcagccaggcagaggcgctcctcacctcccagacggggtggctgggcagagacgctcctcacttcccagatggggcggccaggcagaggccctcctcacttcctcccagacggggtggcagccaggcagaggcgctcctcacctcccagacggggctgccgggcagaggcgctcctcacttcccagacggggtggctgggcagaggcgctcctcacctcccagacgatgggcggccaggcagaggcgctcctcacttcccagacggggcggccgggcagaggcactcctcacttcctcccagatgggatggcagccaggcagaggcgttcctcacttcccagatggggcggccgggcagagatgctcctcacctcccagatggggtggccaggcagaggcgctcctcacttcctcccagacggggtggcagccaggcagaggtgctcctcacctcccagatggggcggccgggcagaggcgctcctcacttcctcccagatggggtggcagccaggcagaggcgctcctcacctcccagatggggcggccgggcagaggtgctcctcacttcctcccagatgaggtggtggccaggcagaggcgctcctcacctcccagacggggcggctgggcagaggtgctcctcacttcccagacagggtggctgggcagaggcgctcctcacatcccagacgatgggcagccacgcagagacgctcctcac is from Pongo abelii isolate AG06213 chromosome 14, NHGRI_mPonAbe1-v2.0_pri, whole genome shotgun sequence and encodes:
- the LOC112128615 gene encoding nuclear pore complex-interacting protein family member B4 isoform X6, whose translation is MPVWWLLFWLLLLGFISHHPTYVINSPPDHFHPGTDFCGIPWIVIIIVFLGISTLAIFLWKTSFCVSFLKTVLKSQNVHDGSTDVQRKAWRSNSRSQEGIKIGLEDLFTSQRHMEDNVQAKVHKVTRKVNSHYKINGHRKTAKKKKLFQRTQELRRRAEDYYRCKITPSARKPLANSLCAQALQRGMAERKAAYKQHRCQMRQKQRVPERHMSQEPVQGRPGLENPFWRDSGPHLVPMRNSNGVPAENTEKTKVRMAAVEHHHSSGLPYWPYLPAETLRKRMGHKLPPPFQCDLRGQPRPSVKGCLRPLTLSRLQCPLGPQPHSTTDDFLKRETPQDECALGPEPLPRADDFPRLKTPPEGLFIPISPSPVDDSLSLKTPPECLLVPLPPSPVDDFLRPQTPPIQCHLRPVPFHRADDIRRLKKPPDCFFAPLPPSPVDDSLSLKTPPECLLVPLPPSPVEDFLTPQAPPIERRRLGPVAFPRADDFKRPKEPPECFFAPLPPSPVDDSLSLKTPPECLLVPLPPSPVDDFLTPQALPIKRHRLGPVAFPRADDFRRPKEPPDCFFVPLPPSPVDDSLSLKTPPECLLVPLPPPVDDFLTPEAPPIKRRRLGPVAFPRADDFRRPKEPPECFFTPLPPSPVDDSLSLKTPPECLLVPLPPPVDDFLTPEAPPIKRRRLGPVAFPRADDFRRPKEPPECFFTPLPPSPVDDSLSLKTPPECLLVPLPPPVDDFLTPEAPPIKRRRLGPVAFPRADDFRRPKEPPECFFTPLPPSPVDDSLSLKTSPECLLVPLPPPVDDFLTPEAPPIKRRRLGPIAFP
- the LOC112128615 gene encoding nuclear pore complex-interacting protein family member B4 isoform X4, producing the protein MPVWWLLFWLLLLGFISHHPTYVINSPPDHFHPGTDFCGIPWIVIIIVFLGISTLAIFLWKTSFCVSFLKTVLKSQNVHDGSTDVQRKAWRSNSRSQEGIKIGLEDLFTSQRHMEDNVQAKVHKVTRKVNSHYKINGHRKTAKKKKLFQRTQELRRRAEDYYRCKITPSARKPLANSLCAQALQRGMAERKAAYKQHRCQMRQKQRVPERHMSQEPVQGRPGLENPFWRADSGPHLVPMRNSNGVPAENTEKTKVRMAAVEHHHSSGLPYWPYLPAETLRKRMGHKLPPPFQCDLRGQPRPSVKGCLRPLTLSRLQCPLGPQPHSTTDDFLKRETPQDECALGPEPLPRADDFPRLKTPPEGLFIPISPSPVDDSLSLKTPPECLLVPLPPSPVDDFLRPQTPPIQCHLRPVPFHRADDIRRLKKPPDCFFAPLPPSPVDDSLSLKTPPECLLVPLPPSPVEDFLTPQAPPIERRRLGPVAFPRADDFKRPKEPPECFFAPLPPSPVDDSLSLKTPPECLLVPLPPSPVDDFLTPQALPIKRHRLGPVAFPRADDFRRPKEPPDCFFVPLPPSPVDDSLSLKTPPECLLVPLPPPVDDFLTPEAPPIKRRRLGPVAFPRADDFRRPKEPPECFFTPLPPSPVDDSLSLKTPPECLLVPLPPPVDDFLTPEAPPIKRRRLGPVAFPRADDFRRPKEPPECFFTPLPPSPVDDSLSLKTPPECLLVPLPPPVDDFLTPEAPPIKRRRLGPVAFPRADDFRRPKEPPECFFTPLPPSPVDDSLSLKTSPECLLVPLPPPVDDFLTPEAPPIKRRRLGPIAFP
- the LOC112128615 gene encoding nuclear pore complex-interacting protein family member B4 isoform X3, which codes for MLVWWLLFWLLLLGFISHHPTYVINSPPDHFHPGTDFCGIPWIVIIIVFLGISTLAIFLWKTSFCVSFLKTVLKSQNVHDGSTDVQRKAWRSNSRSQEGIKIGLEDLFTSQRHMEDNVQAKVHKVTRKVNSHYKINGHRKTAKKKKLFQRTQELRRRAEDYYRCKITPSARKPLANSLCAQALQRGMAERKAAYKQHRCQMRQKQRVPERHMSQEPVQGRPGLENPFWRADSGPHLVPMRNSNGVPAENTEKTKVRMAAVEHHHSSGLPYWPYLPAETLRKRMGHKLPPPFQCDLRGQPRPSVKGCLRPLTLSRLQCPLGPQPHSTTDDFLKRETPQDECALGPEPLPRADDFPRLKTPPEGLFIPISPSPVDDSLSLKTPPECLLVPLPPSPVDDFLRPQTPPIQCHLRPVPFHRADDIRRLKKPPDCFFAPLPPSPVDDSLSLKTPPECLLVPLPPSPVEDFLTPQAPPIERRRLGPVAFPRADDFKRPKEPPECFFAPLPPSPVDDSLSLKTPPECLLVPLPPSPVDDFLTPQALPIKRHRLGPVAFPRADDFRRPKEPPDCFFVPLPPSPVDDSLSLKTPPECLLVPLPPPVDDFLTPEAPPIKRRRLGPVAFPRADDFRRPKEPPECFFTPLPPSPVDDSLSLKTPPECLLVPLPPPVDDFLTPEAPPIKRRRLGPVAFPRADDFRRPKEPPECFFTPLPPSPVDDSLSLKTPPECLLVPLPPPVDDFLTPEAPPIKRRRLGPVAFPRADDFRRPKEPPECFFTPLPPSPVDDSLSLKTSPECLLVPLPPPVDDFLTPEAPPIKRRRLGPIAFP
- the LOC112128615 gene encoding nuclear pore complex-interacting protein family member B4 isoform X5 → MLVWWLLFWLLLLGFISHHPTYVINSPPDHFHPGTDFCGIPWIVIIIVFLGISTLAIFLWKTSFCVSFLKTVLKSQNVHDGSTDVQRKAWRSNSRSQEGIKIGLEDLFTSQRHMEDNVQAKVHKVTRKVNSHYKINGHRKTAKKKKLFQRTQELRRRAEDYYRCKITPSARKPLANSLCAQALQRGMAERKAAYKQHRCQMRQKQRVPERHMSQEPVQGRPGLENPFWRDSGPHLVPMRNSNGVPAENTEKTKVRMAAVEHHHSSGLPYWPYLPAETLRKRMGHKLPPPFQCDLRGQPRPSVKGCLRPLTLSRLQCPLGPQPHSTTDDFLKRETPQDECALGPEPLPRADDFPRLKTPPEGLFIPISPSPVDDSLSLKTPPECLLVPLPPSPVDDFLRPQTPPIQCHLRPVPFHRADDIRRLKKPPDCFFAPLPPSPVDDSLSLKTPPECLLVPLPPSPVEDFLTPQAPPIERRRLGPVAFPRADDFKRPKEPPECFFAPLPPSPVDDSLSLKTPPECLLVPLPPSPVDDFLTPQALPIKRHRLGPVAFPRADDFRRPKEPPDCFFVPLPPSPVDDSLSLKTPPECLLVPLPPPVDDFLTPEAPPIKRRRLGPVAFPRADDFRRPKEPPECFFTPLPPSPVDDSLSLKTPPECLLVPLPPPVDDFLTPEAPPIKRRRLGPVAFPRADDFRRPKEPPECFFTPLPPSPVDDSLSLKTPPECLLVPLPPPVDDFLTPEAPPIKRRRLGPVAFPRADDFRRPKEPPECFFTPLPPSPVDDSLSLKTSPECLLVPLPPPVDDFLTPEAPPIKRRRLGPIAFP
- the LOC112128615 gene encoding nuclear pore complex-interacting protein family member B4 isoform X1, giving the protein MPVWWLLFWLLLLGFISHHPTYVINSPPDHFHPGTDFCGIPWIVIIIVFLGISTLAIFLWKTSFCVSFLKTVLKSQNVHDGSTDVQRKAWRSNSRSQEGIKIGLEDLFTSQRHMEDNVQAKVHKVTRKVNSHYKINGHRKTAKKKKLFQRTQELRRRAEDYYRCKITPSARKPLANSVSLFVFLAFGHSLPGQDMDVFFSPQLCAQALQRGMAERKAAYKQHRCQMRQKQRVPERHMSQEPVQGRPGLENPFWRADSGPHLVPMRNSNGVPAENTEKTKVRMAAVEHHHSSGLPYWPYLPAETLRKRMGHKLPPPFQCDLRGQPRPSVKGCLRPLTLSRLQCPLGPQPHSTTDDFLKRETPQDECALGPEPLPRADDFPRLKTPPEGLFIPISPSPVDDSLSLKTPPECLLVPLPPSPVDDFLRPQTPPIQCHLRPVPFHRADDIRRLKKPPDCFFAPLPPSPVDDSLSLKTPPECLLVPLPPSPVEDFLTPQAPPIERRRLGPVAFPRADDFKRPKEPPECFFAPLPPSPVDDSLSLKTPPECLLVPLPPSPVDDFLTPQALPIKRHRLGPVAFPRADDFRRPKEPPDCFFVPLPPSPVDDSLSLKTPPECLLVPLPPPVDDFLTPEAPPIKRRRLGPVAFPRADDFRRPKEPPECFFTPLPPSPVDDSLSLKTPPECLLVPLPPPVDDFLTPEAPPIKRRRLGPVAFPRADDFRRPKEPPECFFTPLPPSPVDDSLSLKTPPECLLVPLPPPVDDFLTPEAPPIKRRRLGPVAFPRADDFRRPKEPPECFFTPLPPSPVDDSLSLKTSPECLLVPLPPPVDDFLTPEAPPIKRRRLGPIAFP
- the LOC112128615 gene encoding nuclear pore complex-interacting protein family member B4 isoform X2 produces the protein MPVWWLLFWLLLLGFISHHPTYVINSPPDHFHPGTDFCGIPWIVIIIVFLGISTLAIFLWKTSFCVSFLKTVLKSQNVHDGSTDVQRKAWRSNSRSQEGIKIGLEDLFTSQRHMEDNVQAKVHKVTRKVNSHYKINGHRKTAKKKKLFQRTQELRRRAEDYYRCKITPSARKPLANSVSLFVFLAFGHSLPGQDMDVFFSPQLCAQALQRGMAERKAAYKQHRCQMRQKQRVPERHMSQEPVQGRPGLENPFWRDSGPHLVPMRNSNGVPAENTEKTKVRMAAVEHHHSSGLPYWPYLPAETLRKRMGHKLPPPFQCDLRGQPRPSVKGCLRPLTLSRLQCPLGPQPHSTTDDFLKRETPQDECALGPEPLPRADDFPRLKTPPEGLFIPISPSPVDDSLSLKTPPECLLVPLPPSPVDDFLRPQTPPIQCHLRPVPFHRADDIRRLKKPPDCFFAPLPPSPVDDSLSLKTPPECLLVPLPPSPVEDFLTPQAPPIERRRLGPVAFPRADDFKRPKEPPECFFAPLPPSPVDDSLSLKTPPECLLVPLPPSPVDDFLTPQALPIKRHRLGPVAFPRADDFRRPKEPPDCFFVPLPPSPVDDSLSLKTPPECLLVPLPPPVDDFLTPEAPPIKRRRLGPVAFPRADDFRRPKEPPECFFTPLPPSPVDDSLSLKTPPECLLVPLPPPVDDFLTPEAPPIKRRRLGPVAFPRADDFRRPKEPPECFFTPLPPSPVDDSLSLKTPPECLLVPLPPPVDDFLTPEAPPIKRRRLGPVAFPRADDFRRPKEPPECFFTPLPPSPVDDSLSLKTSPECLLVPLPPPVDDFLTPEAPPIKRRRLGPIAFP